One stretch of Thermanaerosceptrum fracticalcis DNA includes these proteins:
- a CDS encoding GntR family transcriptional regulator, with the protein MDMMNASPLHYQITQELREELKQGRWKAGELFPTDKQFMEKYGVSSTTVRRAIYELVKEGWLERKPGKGTFVKSEMTETLQRLTGFFEEMVNKGLTPSAKIIKMQPVMVTAKLLEQVPELKEFNRDKLFCITKVQKMNNLPVAYIHSYWPREIGEELAKHDLTKQGMYQIVSGMGIILEEANQIISATVAKKEIAKALEVTEGSPLLEMRRIVYNDKKTLEVSVNYYRADRYKYHVKLKWNDISSKEGMIFNIE; encoded by the coding sequence ATGGATATGATGAATGCAAGCCCCTTGCACTATCAAATTACCCAGGAATTGCGCGAAGAGCTAAAACAGGGACGCTGGAAGGCCGGAGAGCTTTTTCCCACCGATAAACAGTTTATGGAGAAGTATGGTGTCAGCAGCACCACTGTGCGCCGCGCCATTTACGAACTCGTGAAGGAAGGCTGGCTGGAACGCAAGCCGGGTAAAGGCACTTTTGTGAAAAGTGAAATGACCGAGACTTTACAAAGACTAACGGGTTTTTTTGAAGAAATGGTGAACAAGGGGCTAACCCCGAGTGCAAAAATTATTAAGATGCAGCCCGTTATGGTCACAGCGAAACTCCTGGAACAAGTGCCGGAACTCAAAGAGTTTAACAGGGATAAGCTTTTTTGTATTACCAAAGTTCAAAAGATGAACAATTTGCCTGTAGCTTATATTCACAGCTATTGGCCCCGCGAGATTGGGGAAGAACTGGCTAAACATGATTTAACCAAACAAGGTATGTACCAGATTGTTTCAGGTATGGGCATTATACTGGAAGAAGCAAACCAGATCATCTCTGCCACTGTTGCGAAAAAGGAGATCGCTAAAGCTTTGGAAGTAACCGAGGGCTCACCTCTCCTGGAGATGCGGCGGATTGTCTATAACGATAAGAAAACCCTGGAGGTTTCAGTAAATTATTACCGGGCCGACCGTTATAAATATCATGTTAAATTGAAATGGAATGATATTTCCAGTAAAGAAGGCATGATTTTTAATATAGAATGA
- a CDS encoding 6-phosphofructokinase, whose amino-acid sequence MARLKGNLMVGQSGGPTPVINASLAGVISEAKKIPEIENIYGLFHGIEGVFTKQAYNLSKEPDELINKLLYTPASILGSCRYKLKDNDYPKILEFFKANNIRYFVYIGGNDSMDTCNRISKLAQSENYEMQVVGIPKTIDNDLPYTDHCPGFGSAARFVALSTIDSGRDLECMSTFDDVAIFEVMGRHAGWLAAASALAKKVSEDAPHLIYLPERTFSLEKFLRDIKEVHQNLGYVYVIISEGIRDESGEFIGAQSAVTDAFGHKAIATGDGPGNYLAKIINKELGLKTRCNRPGTIQRSLAAVASRTDIDEAFRAGSAGVRYLAEGITDIMVTLERAQGTEYYCETGYVPLEKVANIEKFMPDSFINQEGNFITDEFRKYCLPLLGDPLPEYARLIGKPFSLK is encoded by the coding sequence ATGGCAAGATTAAAAGGAAACTTGATGGTTGGCCAGTCCGGGGGACCTACGCCTGTTATCAATGCCAGTTTGGCCGGTGTGATTAGTGAAGCAAAAAAAATACCGGAAATAGAAAATATTTATGGTCTTTTTCACGGGATAGAGGGTGTGTTTACAAAACAAGCCTATAATCTATCAAAAGAGCCTGATGAGTTAATCAATAAATTGTTATATACGCCTGCCTCCATTTTAGGCAGCTGCCGCTATAAGCTGAAGGACAATGATTATCCCAAAATCCTGGAATTTTTTAAAGCTAATAATATAAGATACTTTGTCTATATTGGCGGTAATGACAGCATGGATACCTGCAACAGGATTTCTAAGCTGGCCCAGAGTGAGAATTATGAAATGCAGGTGGTGGGTATTCCAAAGACCATCGACAATGACCTGCCTTATACCGATCATTGTCCGGGTTTTGGCAGTGCGGCCAGATTTGTGGCTCTCAGTACCATTGACTCCGGCCGTGACCTGGAGTGCATGAGTACTTTTGATGATGTGGCCATTTTTGAAGTGATGGGACGCCATGCCGGCTGGCTGGCAGCCGCCAGTGCCCTGGCCAAAAAAGTGTCTGAGGATGCACCCCATCTTATCTATTTACCCGAGCGTACTTTCTCTCTGGAGAAGTTCCTGAGAGATATCAAAGAAGTCCATCAAAACCTAGGCTATGTCTATGTCATTATTTCCGAAGGCATTAGAGACGAATCTGGCGAGTTTATCGGTGCCCAGTCGGCCGTAACCGATGCCTTCGGCCATAAGGCCATCGCCACCGGAGACGGACCAGGCAATTATCTTGCCAAAATCATTAATAAAGAATTAGGCTTAAAGACACGCTGCAATAGACCGGGAACCATTCAACGCTCCCTGGCTGCGGTAGCTTCCCGCACTGATATCGATGAAGCTTTCCGGGCGGGAAGTGCCGGTGTCCGTTATCTGGCTGAAGGCATTACCGATATCATGGTAACTCTGGAGAGAGCCCAGGGAACTGAATATTACTGTGAAACAGGATACGTGCCTCTGGAAAAAGTAGCCAATATCGAAAAATTTATGCCAGACTCCTTCATTAATCAAGAGGGGAACTTTATTACGGACGAATTCCGTAAATACTGTCTGCCACTGCTCGGTGATCCATTACCCGAGTACGCAAGGCTTATAGGCAAACCTTTTAGTTTAAAATAG
- a CDS encoding ABC transporter ATP-binding protein codes for MAGVKLEGVAKHFKGAVAVAEFNLDIKDGEFLVLVGPSGCGKSTTLRMVAGLEEPTYGRIMIGNKDVTKLEPKDRDIAMVFQDYALYPHMNVYHNLAFGLKLRKMPKNEIEERVKMAAEILSISHLLERYPRQLSGGQRQRVALGRAIVRNPQVFLMDEPLSNLDAKLRVQMRAELVKLQRRLKTTTIYVTHDQTEAMTMGDRIVVMKDGHIQQVGTPEEIYHEPANLFVADFVGSPSMNFLEGELCTEEGCTWFKAQGIRVNLRNNLNLAELNENKVVLGIRPEDVYLHRPFQDKVCEELLCQTELIEDLGSEKIVFLKIEGQELQARLRDGAAPVTVGGNTPAYLNLNKVHLFRKSTGKKILFRGR; via the coding sequence TTGGCTGGGGTAAAATTAGAGGGCGTAGCCAAGCACTTTAAAGGTGCTGTAGCTGTAGCAGAATTTAACCTGGATATAAAAGACGGAGAATTTCTTGTTTTGGTTGGTCCTTCCGGATGCGGAAAGAGTACCACTCTCCGTATGGTAGCGGGACTGGAAGAGCCAACATATGGCCGCATCATGATTGGTAATAAAGATGTTACCAAGCTGGAACCTAAGGACAGGGATATCGCCATGGTCTTTCAGGACTATGCCCTTTATCCCCACATGAATGTGTACCATAATTTAGCCTTTGGCCTCAAGTTAAGAAAAATGCCCAAAAACGAGATTGAGGAAAGGGTTAAGATGGCTGCCGAGATTCTAAGCATTTCTCATCTTTTGGAGCGTTATCCCCGTCAATTATCAGGGGGCCAAAGGCAGCGGGTAGCCTTAGGAAGGGCTATTGTCCGGAATCCTCAAGTGTTTCTTATGGATGAGCCCCTCAGTAACCTTGATGCCAAGCTGCGTGTGCAAATGCGGGCAGAGCTTGTAAAACTGCAAAGAAGACTAAAGACCACCACAATTTATGTCACCCATGACCAGACAGAAGCCATGACCATGGGTGACCGGATTGTTGTAATGAAAGACGGGCACATCCAGCAGGTGGGTACTCCGGAAGAAATATATCATGAGCCCGCCAATCTTTTTGTAGCTGATTTTGTAGGGTCACCCAGCATGAATTTCCTGGAGGGCGAGCTCTGTACGGAAGAAGGGTGTACCTGGTTTAAAGCTCAGGGAATCAGGGTTAATTTAAGAAATAATTTGAATTTGGCAGAACTCAATGAAAATAAAGTAGTTCTTGGCATAAGGCCGGAAGATGTGTATCTGCACAGGCCTTTTCAGGATAAAGTTTGTGAAGAACTCCTTTGCCAGACTGAACTCATCGAAGATTTAGGGTCGGAAAAGATTGTGTTCTTAAAGATAGAGGGGCAGGAACTCCAGGCACGCTTACGTGACGGTGCCGCTCCGGTTACAGTAGGCGGGAATACCCCAGCTTATCTGAACCTGAATAAGGTTCATCTCTTTAGAAAAAGTACTGGTAAGAAAATACTGTTCAGGGGGAGGTGA
- a CDS encoding class II fructose-bisphosphate aldolase, translating into MALVTLKEILQKHDGAVGAFSTYDLYTALGIIQGAEKANLPVIAMLGAPVISKPGNEYIGELLVTLARRARVPVCVFLDHAKDFATCMKAIKLGFSAVMIDGSHLSLAENIEITNKVAEAAHSVGVSVEAEVGALAGLEDGEEVKAAKMTNPEHVSQFLAATEVDALAVSIGNAHGLYKGEPKLDFDLLKNIAGICNVPLVLHGGTGLTLEQFARGVRLGIKKINIGTEVKKTYIEAFIKTHEKNVDAWDMVGVPQACKNEVAAMVQQNLEFFAHKWKELC; encoded by the coding sequence ATGGCCTTAGTAACTTTAAAAGAAATCCTGCAAAAACATGACGGAGCAGTTGGTGCCTTCAGTACATATGATTTATATACTGCTCTTGGCATAATTCAGGGAGCAGAAAAAGCAAATTTGCCTGTAATTGCCATGTTAGGTGCTCCTGTCATTAGTAAGCCGGGTAATGAATATATCGGTGAACTGCTGGTGACCCTGGCCCGGAGGGCCAGGGTGCCTGTTTGTGTCTTTTTAGACCATGCCAAAGATTTTGCTACCTGTATGAAAGCTATTAAACTGGGCTTTAGTGCTGTGATGATTGACGGCTCCCATTTAAGTCTGGCAGAGAATATTGAAATAACCAACAAAGTTGCGGAAGCTGCCCACAGTGTGGGAGTCTCGGTAGAAGCTGAAGTGGGTGCTTTAGCTGGCTTAGAGGATGGCGAAGAAGTGAAGGCAGCCAAGATGACTAATCCTGAGCATGTGTCCCAGTTCCTGGCTGCAACGGAAGTGGATGCTTTAGCTGTATCCATTGGCAATGCTCATGGACTGTATAAAGGTGAACCCAAACTGGATTTTGACCTCTTGAAGAACATCGCTGGTATTTGTAACGTTCCGTTGGTGCTGCACGGCGGTACAGGACTTACTTTAGAGCAGTTTGCCAGGGGTGTCCGGCTAGGTATTAAGAAAATCAACATCGGGACAGAAGTTAAGAAGACCTATATAGAAGCTTTCATCAAGACCCATGAAAAGAATGTGGATGCGTGGGATATGGTTGGTGTGCCCCAGGCCTGCAAGAATGAAGTAGCCGCTATGGTTCAGCAGAATCTGGAGTTCTTTGCCCATAAGTGGAAAGAATTGTGTTAA